In Hymenobacter sublimis, a single genomic region encodes these proteins:
- a CDS encoding inorganic phosphate transporter, translated as MFGLEPHVLLLLVACLVAACAFEFVNGFHDTANAVATVIYTNTLRPWVAVIWSAFWNFLGVLTGGIAVAMGIVYLLPVQSLVDQNVYHGIAMVGALILGAIIWNVGTWYYGLPSSSSHALIGSILGVGIAFSFLPGADNAAVNWGKAGETGVALLTGPLFGFTLTIVMMFLLKRFVRNKAIFKEPHKRKPPPLWIRLILIATCTLVSYFHGSNDGQKGVGLIMLVLIGIVPTYFALDHSKNPLDMRDSLVKIEQVMQKVNAAELSAKDREAVANIKVQTNSLDSIFAGKTQVAQLPQNARFEIRKAILLLGNQAKTVLGSDKVSLSTADRETLTAGLSNMKGFTDYAPWQVLVAVSVSLGLGTMIGWQRIVKTIGERIGKEHLTYAQGASSELIAAAMIGANTQLGLPASTTHVLSSAIAGSMVANRGIKNLNPQMVRNIALAWVLTLPVTMALSGGLFLLFRAIMPS; from the coding sequence ATGTTTGGCTTAGAGCCTCATGTGCTGTTGCTGCTCGTTGCCTGTTTGGTAGCAGCTTGCGCGTTTGAATTTGTCAACGGTTTCCACGACACGGCCAACGCCGTGGCCACGGTTATCTACACCAACACCCTGCGGCCCTGGGTGGCCGTTATCTGGTCGGCGTTCTGGAATTTTTTGGGCGTACTGACGGGTGGTATTGCCGTGGCCATGGGCATCGTGTACCTGCTGCCCGTGCAAAGCCTCGTGGACCAGAATGTATACCACGGCATTGCCATGGTAGGCGCCCTGATTCTGGGCGCCATCATCTGGAACGTGGGCACCTGGTACTACGGCCTGCCTTCTTCCTCCTCGCACGCCCTGATTGGGTCCATTCTGGGTGTGGGCATTGCCTTCAGCTTCCTGCCTGGCGCTGATAATGCGGCCGTAAACTGGGGCAAGGCCGGTGAAACCGGGGTAGCTCTGCTTACGGGTCCGCTGTTCGGCTTCACGCTGACCATCGTCATGATGTTCCTGCTGAAGCGCTTCGTCCGCAACAAGGCCATCTTTAAGGAGCCGCACAAGCGCAAGCCGCCACCCCTCTGGATCCGGTTGATTCTGATTGCTACCTGTACCCTGGTAAGCTACTTCCACGGCTCCAACGACGGGCAGAAGGGAGTGGGGCTGATTATGCTGGTGTTGATTGGCATTGTGCCTACCTACTTTGCCCTCGACCATAGCAAGAACCCTCTGGACATGCGCGATTCGCTGGTGAAGATTGAGCAGGTAATGCAGAAGGTAAATGCGGCCGAGCTGAGCGCTAAGGACCGGGAAGCGGTAGCCAACATTAAGGTGCAAACGAATTCCCTGGACAGCATCTTCGCCGGTAAAACCCAGGTAGCCCAGTTGCCGCAAAACGCGCGTTTTGAAATCCGGAAGGCTATTCTGCTGCTGGGTAACCAAGCCAAAACCGTACTGGGCAGCGACAAAGTGAGCCTGAGCACCGCCGACCGGGAAACGCTCACCGCGGGCCTTTCCAACATGAAGGGCTTCACGGATTACGCTCCGTGGCAGGTGCTGGTGGCCGTGAGTGTGTCGTTGGGTCTGGGCACCATGATTGGCTGGCAGCGCATTGTGAAAACCATCGGGGAGCGTATCGGCAAGGAACACCTGACGTACGCTCAGGGCGCTTCCTCAGAGCTGATTGCCGCCGCCATGATTGGCGCCAATACCCAATTGGGCTTACCTGCCTCCACTACCCACGTGTTGTCGTCGGCTATTGCGGGCTCCATGGTAGCCAACCGCGGCATCAAGAACCTGAACCCCCAAATGGTGCGCAACATTGCCCTAGCCTGGGTGCTCACCTTGCCTGTAACCATGGCCCTGTCGGGGGGCTTATTCCTGCTATTCCGGGCCATTATGCCTTCGTAA
- a CDS encoding glycine--tRNA ligase yields MSNEQKPAATAENTLADIVSHAKEYGFVFPSSEIYDGLAAVYDYGPNGVELKNNLKQLWWRAMTQLNQNVVGIDAAIFMHPLTWKASGHVDGFSDPMIDNLDSKKRYRADVLLEEKAAEYENAGDQARADALLAEMGRLLTAEDLAGVKQLIIEEKILCPVSKTGNWTDVRQFNLMFSTQVGAVAGDSSQIYLRPETAQGIFVNFLNVQKSARQKVPFGIAQIGKAFRNEIVARQFIFRMREFEQMEMQFFVRPGTEDEWYETWKETRRRWHEALGLPADKLRFHVHEKLAHYAKAAVDIEFEFPFGFKEIEGIHSRSDFDLTQHQNLSRKKQQYFDNDLNPETGKPYGNYVPYVVETSVGADRLFLATLCQAYQEETITEGEGDKQQTKTRKLLRLHPAVAPIKAAIFPLVKKDGLPDKANEIYNSLRHDFRLVVEEKDSIGTRYTRQDLIGTPFCIAVDHQTLEDNTVTVRHRDSREQTRMPISELRAYIGEAVSFSRVFEKL; encoded by the coding sequence ATGAGCAACGAGCAGAAACCCGCCGCCACGGCTGAAAATACCCTGGCCGATATCGTGTCGCACGCCAAGGAATACGGCTTCGTATTCCCTTCTTCGGAAATCTACGACGGCCTAGCCGCCGTGTACGACTACGGCCCCAACGGCGTAGAGCTCAAAAACAACCTTAAGCAGCTCTGGTGGCGGGCCATGACCCAGCTCAACCAGAACGTGGTGGGCATTGACGCGGCCATTTTCATGCACCCGCTCACCTGGAAAGCCTCCGGCCACGTTGATGGCTTTTCGGACCCCATGATTGACAACCTCGACAGCAAGAAGCGTTACCGCGCCGATGTGCTGCTCGAAGAAAAAGCCGCCGAGTACGAAAACGCCGGCGACCAAGCTCGTGCCGATGCTCTGCTGGCTGAAATGGGCCGCCTGCTCACCGCTGAAGACTTAGCCGGCGTCAAGCAGCTCATCATTGAGGAGAAGATTCTCTGCCCGGTTTCCAAGACTGGCAACTGGACCGATGTGCGGCAGTTCAATCTGATGTTCTCCACGCAGGTAGGCGCCGTGGCCGGCGACTCTTCGCAGATTTACTTGCGCCCGGAAACGGCCCAGGGCATCTTCGTCAACTTTTTGAACGTGCAGAAGTCGGCGCGCCAGAAGGTGCCGTTCGGTATTGCCCAGATCGGCAAGGCCTTCCGCAACGAGATTGTGGCCCGCCAGTTCATCTTCCGGATGCGGGAGTTTGAGCAGATGGAAATGCAATTCTTCGTGCGCCCTGGCACCGAAGATGAATGGTACGAAACGTGGAAGGAGACGCGCCGCCGCTGGCACGAGGCCCTGGGTTTGCCCGCCGACAAGTTGCGTTTCCATGTTCATGAGAAGCTGGCCCACTACGCCAAGGCCGCCGTCGACATCGAGTTTGAATTCCCCTTCGGCTTCAAGGAAATTGAGGGCATTCACTCCCGCTCCGACTTCGACCTGACCCAGCACCAGAACCTGAGCCGCAAGAAGCAGCAGTACTTCGATAACGACCTCAACCCCGAGACGGGCAAGCCTTACGGTAACTACGTGCCCTATGTAGTGGAAACCTCCGTGGGCGCCGACCGCCTGTTTCTGGCTACCCTCTGCCAGGCCTACCAGGAGGAAACGATTACCGAAGGCGAGGGCGACAAGCAGCAAACCAAAACCCGCAAGCTGCTGCGCCTGCACCCGGCCGTGGCGCCCATCAAAGCCGCCATCTTCCCGCTGGTTAAAAAAGATGGCCTGCCCGACAAAGCCAACGAAATCTACAACAGCTTGCGCCACGACTTCCGCTTGGTAGTGGAGGAGAAGGACTCCATCGGGACGCGCTACACCCGCCAGGACCTTATAGGCACGCCCTTCTGCATTGCCGTCGACCACCAAACCCTGGAAGACAACACCGTAACCGTGCGCCACCGCGACTCCCGCGAGCAAACCCGCATGCCAATTTCCGAGCTGCGCGCCTACATCGGGGAAGCCGTGAGCTTCTCACGCGTCTTCGAAAAGCTGTAG
- a CDS encoding efflux RND transporter permease subunit yields MWRNLALFVIKNRRLLVGLLALITVFMAWEARKVQMTYDFAQVVSPDDPDMVYFQQFKQTFGEDGNVLVLGMQDSSVYQLGNFNELRTLTDTLSKVEGVNGILGVTRLPRLVKDTATQTFRAEPIFRNFPQTQPELDSLMRVVNAQEFYKGQLISPTTGATLLALTMDPKYLNSSRREAVMQEILGHAERFQQKTGIRMHYAGLPYVRATMTTKVASEMKLFVALTIVMMAVTLLMFFRTWSAVVFPLLIVLIVVTWCIGSMVLLGYKINLLTGLIPSIIIVIGIPNCTYLLSRYHYDYRKSGNQVLAMARVVRKIGLVTLMNNTTTAIGFVVFCFTNIAILYQFGLVATVNIFVAFAVSFILMPIIFTILPPPTPKQLEHLEAKPLTKLLEFFDYLVLERRRTVYLTALALMVLASFGVMKVKSVSYMVDDLPKDSSVNSDLKFFEQHFNGVMPLEMVVDTGRPKGLLKLKNLERIDRLENFLRTQPVLTTPVSVVTFLKASTQAFYNGSPEFYRLPDNSEKNYVFSYLAHSQSTEGTEGQLTSKLLRSFTDSSMQRARISLKIADVGSHNLDTLINNRIKPEINRIFKGTDMKVKLTGTTIIFTKGNEYLIGTLKESLVIAFVLVGLVVLILFRSVRAVAFTLLPNFFTLLLTGGIMGYFGIPLKPSTALIFSIALGIDGDNSIHLLAKFRQEMAANGRRVKAAISTTLSEAGTSMIYTSIVLFLGFSVFAFSEFGGTKALGLLMSASLLITNFSNLILLPCLLVTFEHGKDEDVIDQSGIRHYDDNYHEEDDDLELNLNRMKRQPKLNG; encoded by the coding sequence ATGTGGAGAAACCTCGCCCTATTCGTCATCAAGAACCGCCGCTTGCTCGTCGGGCTGCTGGCCCTTATTACGGTGTTTATGGCCTGGGAAGCCCGCAAGGTGCAGATGACCTACGATTTTGCCCAGGTCGTGTCGCCCGACGACCCGGACATGGTGTACTTCCAGCAGTTCAAGCAAACCTTTGGGGAGGACGGCAACGTGCTGGTGCTGGGCATGCAGGACAGCTCGGTGTACCAGCTCGGCAACTTCAATGAGCTGCGCACCCTCACGGATACGCTCAGCAAAGTGGAGGGTGTCAATGGCATTCTGGGCGTAACGCGCCTACCCCGGCTGGTAAAGGACACGGCTACCCAAACCTTTCGGGCCGAACCCATCTTCCGCAACTTCCCCCAAACCCAGCCCGAGCTAGACTCCCTGATGCGGGTGGTAAATGCCCAGGAGTTCTACAAAGGTCAGCTGATTTCGCCAACCACCGGGGCTACGCTGCTGGCCCTCACCATGGACCCCAAGTACCTGAACTCCAGCCGGCGCGAGGCCGTGATGCAGGAGATTCTGGGCCACGCTGAACGCTTCCAGCAGAAAACTGGCATTCGGATGCACTACGCCGGCCTGCCCTACGTGCGGGCCACCATGACTACCAAGGTCGCCTCGGAAATGAAGCTGTTCGTGGCCCTGACCATTGTGATGATGGCCGTGACCCTGCTCATGTTCTTCCGGACCTGGTCGGCGGTGGTGTTCCCGCTGCTGATTGTGCTGATTGTGGTGACCTGGTGCATTGGCTCCATGGTGCTACTGGGCTACAAAATCAACCTGCTTACGGGCCTGATTCCGAGCATTATCATCGTTATCGGCATCCCGAACTGCACCTACCTACTTAGCCGCTACCACTACGACTACCGCAAATCCGGCAACCAGGTGCTGGCCATGGCGCGGGTGGTGCGCAAAATTGGGTTGGTCACGCTCATGAACAATACCACCACGGCCATCGGCTTCGTGGTGTTTTGCTTCACCAACATTGCCATTCTGTATCAGTTTGGGCTGGTGGCTACGGTCAATATTTTCGTGGCGTTTGCGGTATCGTTTATCCTGATGCCCATCATCTTCACCATTCTGCCGCCGCCTACCCCCAAGCAGTTGGAGCACCTGGAGGCCAAGCCCCTGACTAAGCTGCTGGAGTTCTTCGACTACCTGGTGCTGGAGCGCCGGCGCACGGTGTACCTCACCGCCCTGGCCCTGATGGTGCTGGCTTCGTTTGGGGTAATGAAGGTGAAATCCGTGAGCTACATGGTGGATGATCTGCCCAAGGATTCGTCGGTAAACTCTGATTTGAAGTTCTTTGAGCAGCACTTCAACGGCGTAATGCCCCTGGAAATGGTAGTGGACACCGGCCGCCCCAAAGGCCTGCTCAAGCTCAAGAACCTGGAGCGGATTGACCGCCTCGAAAACTTTCTGCGCACCCAGCCCGTGCTGACTACCCCCGTCAGCGTGGTTACCTTTCTGAAGGCCTCGACCCAGGCCTTCTACAACGGCAGCCCCGAGTTCTACCGCCTACCCGACAACTCCGAGAAAAACTACGTGTTCAGCTACCTGGCCCATTCGCAGTCCACGGAGGGCACTGAGGGCCAGCTAACCAGCAAACTACTGCGCTCCTTCACCGACAGCAGCATGCAGCGGGCGCGCATTTCCCTGAAGATTGCCGACGTAGGTTCCCACAACCTCGATACGCTGATTAACAACCGCATCAAGCCCGAAATCAACCGGATTTTCAAGGGTACGGATATGAAGGTGAAGCTGACTGGTACCACCATCATCTTCACCAAAGGCAATGAGTACCTGATTGGTACGCTCAAGGAAAGCCTGGTTATTGCCTTCGTGCTGGTCGGGCTGGTCGTGCTGATCTTGTTCCGCAGCGTGCGGGCCGTGGCGTTTACCCTGCTGCCCAACTTCTTCACGCTGCTGCTCACGGGCGGTATTATGGGCTACTTCGGCATCCCGCTCAAGCCCAGCACCGCCCTAATTTTCAGCATTGCCCTGGGCATCGACGGCGACAATTCGATTCACCTGCTGGCCAAGTTTCGGCAGGAAATGGCCGCCAACGGCCGCCGCGTAAAGGCCGCCATCAGCACTACGCTTTCGGAGGCCGGCACCAGCATGATTTACACCAGCATTGTGCTGTTTCTGGGCTTTTCGGTGTTTGCCTTCTCGGAGTTCGGTGGCACCAAGGCCCTCGGCCTGCTCATGTCGGCCAGCCTGCTCATCACCAACTTCTCTAACCTGATTCTGCTGCCCTGCTTACTCGTTACCTTCGAGCACGGCAAGGACGAGGATGTTATCGACCAATCCGGTATTCGCCATTACGACGACAACTACCACGAGGAAGACGACGACTTGGAACTCAACCTTAACCGGATGAAGCGGCAGCCCAAACTGAACGGCTAA